In Nocardia asteroides, the following proteins share a genomic window:
- a CDS encoding response regulator — protein MSVRVFLVDDHAVFRSGVRAELSREADMEVVGEAGGVAEAVAGIDAAKPDVVLLDVHMPDGGGVAVLTGIAEGPVCLALSVSDAAEDVIAVIRAGARGYVTKTISGAELADGIRRVAGGDAVFSPRLAGFVLDSFTGRSPVPEPPLDPELDSLTPRELEVLRLLARGYTYREIAETLFISVKTVETHASNVLRKTQQSNRNALTRWAHRRRIE, from the coding sequence GTGAGTGTTCGGGTGTTCCTGGTCGACGATCATGCGGTGTTCCGCTCCGGCGTGCGCGCCGAGCTGAGCCGCGAGGCCGACATGGAGGTCGTCGGCGAGGCGGGCGGGGTGGCCGAGGCGGTGGCCGGGATCGACGCGGCGAAGCCGGATGTGGTGCTGCTGGACGTGCACATGCCCGACGGCGGCGGGGTCGCGGTGCTCACCGGCATCGCCGAGGGCCCGGTGTGCCTGGCGCTGAGCGTGTCCGACGCCGCCGAGGACGTGATCGCGGTGATCAGGGCGGGCGCGCGCGGGTATGTCACCAAGACCATCTCCGGTGCCGAACTGGCCGACGGCATCCGCCGGGTCGCCGGTGGTGACGCGGTGTTCAGCCCCCGGCTGGCCGGTTTCGTGCTGGACTCGTTCACCGGCCGCTCCCCGGTGCCGGAACCGCCGCTCGATCCGGAACTGGACTCGCTCACCCCGCGCGAACTCGAGGTGCTGCGCCTGCTCGCCCGCGGCTACACCTACCGCGAGATCGCCGAAACCCTGTTCATCTCGGTGAAAACCGTGGAGACCCACGCCTCCAACGTGCTCCGCAAGACCCAGCAGTCCAACCGCAACGCGCTGACCCGCTGGGCCCACCGCCGCCGGATCGAGTGA